A stretch of the Medicago truncatula cultivar Jemalong A17 chromosome 5, MtrunA17r5.0-ANR, whole genome shotgun sequence genome encodes the following:
- the LOC11419107 gene encoding uncharacterized protein, translated as MDSSSSSLTSMALPSLKPYNLKNPTSTLIQSWSCSHKPNTLTLVSSNHSLTTKFQSFLLHCSTKPDTNTNNDTHNKNNNEPNSLSNKNHKESQQEEENEAFSSASSSLQSSSSTSSLCSRGLVFDLGFSNSWDSEDIGSPVVKRFQSDEEERWYMWYHGRPKGKPSNDLIGLAISSNGVHWERGGGPAKSSSDVGFVMNCGKDWWGFDTRGIRPSGLLIMSSYRVRGSNAVYWLYYTGYGSESVEFRDHSFEFSFDNPNGLNHENFGKGKILKSLPGLAISQDGRNWARIEGEHHSGALIDVGKEKDWDSLFISSPQVVYHGNGDLRMYYHSFDKEKGEFCIGIARSRDGIRWLKLGKIMGGGKVGSFDELGVMNACVTRNKSGGNYVMVYEGVGSNGRRCIGVAVSPDGLMEWVRVQDEAILMPSDEGCWDDKDVGSPCFVYMDNEENEWRLYYRGVGNGGRVGIGMAVSEGKDIRSFRRWTGFHV; from the coding sequence AtggattcatcatcatcatcattgacaTCAATGGCACTTCCTTCATTGAAACCATACAACCTTAAAAACCCAACATCAACCTTAATTCAATCATGGTCATGTTCTCATAAACCAAACACTCTTACTCTTGTCTCCTCAAACCATTCACTCACCACTAAGTTTCAATCATTCTTATTACATTGCTCTACAAAACCAGACACAAACACTAACAATGATActcacaacaaaaacaacaatgaacCTAATTCACTTTCCAACAAAAACCACAAGGAATCACAACAAGAAGAGGAAAATGAAGCATTTTCATCTGCATCATCATCTTTacaatcttcatcttctactAGCTCTTTGTGTTCAAGAGGGTTGGTGTTTGATTTAGGTTTTTCAAACTCATGGGACAGTGAAGATATTGGATCACCAGTAGTGAAAAGGTTTCAAAGTGATGAAGAAGAGAGATGGTACATGTGGTATCATGGAAGACCAAAAGGAAAACCTTCAAATGATTTAATAGGGTTAGCAATTTCGAGCAACGGTGTTCATTGGGAACGCGGTGGAGGTCCTGCAAAATCAAGTTCTGATGTTGGTTTTGTGATGAATTGTGGTAAAGATTGGTGGGGTTTCGATACTCGCGGAATTAGGCCCTCTGGATTGTTAATCATGTCTAGTTACAGGGTTAGAGGTTCTAATGCTGTTTATTGGCTTTATTACACCGGATACGGTTCTGAATCTGTAGAGTTTCGTGATCATTCTTTCGAGTTTAGTTTTGATAACCCAAATGGTTTAAATCATGAGAATTTCGGTAAAGGTAAGATTTTGAAGTCATTACCTGGTTTAGCTATAAGTCAAGATGGTAGAAATTGGGCTAGAATTGAAGGAGAGCATCATAGTGGAGCATTAATCGATGTCGGTAAAGAGAAAGATTGggattctttgtttatttcatctCCACAAGTTGTATATCATGGAAATGGTGATTTAAGGATGTATTATCATTCCTTTGATAAGGAAAAAGGAGAGTTTTGCATAGGTATAGCTAGGTCAAGAGATGGAATTAGGTGGTTGAAATTGGGGAAAATAATGGGGGGAGGTAAAGTTGGTTCTTTTGATGAGTTAGGAGTAATGAATGCTTGTGTTACAAGGAACAAGAGTGGTGGGAATTATGTGATGGTTTATGAAGGTGTAGGTAGTAATGGAAGGAGGTGTATTGGTGTAGCAGTTTCACCTGATGGGTTGATGGAATGGGTTAGGGTTCAAGATGAGGCTATTTTGATGCCATCAGATGAAGGTTGTTGGGATGATAAAGATGTTGGATCACCTTGTTTTGTTTATATGgataatgaagaaaatgaatggaGATTGTATTATAGAGGTGTTGGTAATGGAGGTAGAGTTGGAATTGGCATGGCTGTTTCTGAAGGAAAGGATATTAGAAGTTTTAGAAGATGGACTGGTTTTCATGTATAA